GGTCGCCGCGCAGGCTCGGCCGCCGGTCTGCAAGCTCATGGACTACGGGAAGTTCAAGTACGAGAGCGCCCAGAAGGCCCGTGAGTCGCGCCGCAACCAGCAGCTGACGGTCATCAAGGAGCAGAAGCTCCGGCCGAAGATCGACCCGCACGACTACCAGACGAAGAAGGGCCACGTGGCCCGCTTCCTGTCGCACGGGAACAAGGTCAAGGTGACCATCATGTTCCGCGGCCGAGAGCAGTCCCGGCCCGAACTCGGTTACCGGCTGCTGCAGAAGCTGGCGGAGGACGTCGCGGAGCTGGGCTTCGTCGAGTCGAACCCCAAGCAGGACGGCCGCAACATGATCATGGTGTTGGCGCCGCACAAGACCACGAAGACCCGTCCGGTGAAGCACGAGCAAGAGGACGCCCCGGCGGAGTCTGTCGAGGAGTGATCCCGGCCACGGCGGCCGGGCGCAAGCAGTGGCCCGGCTCCCGGTCGGGCGCAAGCGTGGCCGTCTCGCGTCTGCGGGGCGGCCGGCAGGAGACGAGGACAGGAATGCCGAAGAACAAGAGCCACAGCGGTACCTCCAAGCGCGTGAAGGTCACCGGCAGCGGCAAGATCATCCGTGAGAAGGCGGGCAAGCGCCACCTGCTGGAGAAGAAGTCCAGCAAGCTGACCCGTCGCCTCAGCGGCACCACCGAGGTCGCCAAGAACGACGTGCCGCGGATCAAGAAGCTGCTCGGCATCTGATCCTCCCGCTCCCCTTGAACACCGGGGCCACGAGCCCCACGAGATCGACAGGATGGACCCGTGGCACGCGTCAAAAGGGCCGTGAACGCCCAGAAGAAGCGCCGTACCACCCTTGAGCTCGCCAGCGGCTACCGCGGCCAGCGTTCGAGGCTGTACCGCAAGGCCAAGGAGCAGGTGCTCCACTCGCTCAACTACGCGTACCGCGACCGCCGCGCGCGCAAGGGCGACTTCCGGAAGCTGTGGATCCAGCGCATCAACGCCGGTGTCCGCGCCAACGGCATGACCTACAACCGCTTCATCCAGGGCCTGCGCCTCGCCGAGATCGAGGTGGACCGCAAGATCCTGGCCGAGCTGGCCGTCAGCGACCCCGGCGCCTTCACCGCGCTGGTCGAGCTGGCGAAGGCCGCGCTGCCCGCCGACGTGAACGCGCCCGTCGAGGACAAGGCCTGAGCGACGCACCGCGACCCGGGGCTGCTCCGTTCACCGAACGGACACCCCGGGTCGTTGCTGCTCGGCACCTGACCAGGCGGTCCGGCCGCGAACGGGCGGGCCGCTTCCTGGCCGAAGGCGCGCAGGCGGTGCGCGAGGCGCTGTCCTGGGCCGCCGCCGGACGCGGTCGGGTGCACGAGCTGTTCGTCACCTCGGTGGCCGCCGACCGCAACCCGGAGATCGTCCGGGCGGCGGTGGACGCCGGTGTGCCGGTGAGCGCCGTCACCGAGAAGGCCGCCGCAGGCCTGTCGGAGACCGTGTCGCCGCAGGGCCTGGTCGCCGTGTGCGACCTGCTGGACGTACCCCTGCCGCTCCTGTCGCTGGCCGGCGCACGCCTGGTCGCGGTGCTGCACGGCGTCGCCGACCCGGGCAACGCCGGCACGGTCGCCAGGGTCGCCGACGCGGCCGGCGCCGACGCGGTGATCTTCGCCGGCGACACGGTCGACCCGCACAACGGCAAGTGCGTGCGCGCCTCCACCGGCAGTGTCTTCCACCTCCCGATCTCCCGGTCCCGTGACGCGGACGAGGTCTTCGCGGCCTGCCGCGCAGCCGGCCTGCGCCTGGTCGCCGCCGACGGGTACGCCGAGGAGGACCTGGTCACCGCCGACCTGCGCGGCGACCTGGCCCGCCCCACGGCGTGGGTGTTCGGCAGCGAGGCCCACGGCCTCCCCGACGACGTGGTCGCCAAGCTCGACACGTCGCTCAAGGTCCCCATCTACGGCGGCGCGGAAAGCCTCAACCTCGCCACAGCCGCCGCCGTGTGCCTCTACGCCTCCGCCCGAGCCCAACGCACCTGACTGCGGCCACCACCCGCAACGACCGCTCCGCCCGCAACGACCGCTGCCCGCGTCCGCCTCAGTTGCCCGCCTGCGCGCGTTCCGCCCTGGTGCCCGCCCGCGCGTATCTACCCCGGTGTCCCCCCCGCGCGTGTCCGCCCTGGTGTCCGCCCGCGCGTGTCCGCCCTGGTGTCCGTCCGCGCGCGGCCGCCGCCGAGCGCGGCAAGACCAGTCTGCTGGCCTCGACGCGCCCGGCCCGCCGCTCGTGCCCGGCAGCCGTTCGCGGTCAGTCCTGGAGTCGCGCGTTGAGCGAGCGCAGCAGCGGGTCGCCCGCCACCGGCTTCTCCAAGGTCCGCAACACCTCCTCCAGCACGTTGGCCGTGTCACCGACGATCTGCAACGGCGCGTGCTCGGTCAGCAGGCCGGCCGCCCGCCGGATCTCCGCCTCCGCGTTGACCGCGTCACCGGACTGGAGCAGGAACCGCGCACCCCGCTGCGCCAGGAACGACTGCCAGTCGACGTCGCCCAGCCGCGCCGCCAGCTCCTCGGCCACCCCGTTGCGCTCCAACGCCTCCGCGTACCGCCCGGCCTGGAAGTGCAGGAACGCCCGGATCGCCGCGATCCGCGCCGACAGGTGTGTCCGGTGCTCCTCGTTGTCCATCGCGGGCAGCAGCCGTTCCGCCGCGTCGAGTGCCGCACCGCACTCGTCGCGCTGGTCGTCGGGCAGGGCCGCCGCCGACTCGACCCACGAACCCGCCGCCTCGGCCGGGTCCGGCACCCGCTCCCAGTGCCGGGCCGCCTCGGCGTAGGCGCGTGCACCGTCCGACGCCCGGTCCAGCCGCCGCAGCACCCCGCCCAGCAGGTCGTAGGCGAGGGCCCGCCGCCACGGCTCGTCGTCCGGGATCAGCGGCAGTGCGGTCTCCAGGTGTGTTCGCGCCGCCTCGTTCTCGTCCAGTCGCGAACACGCCTGCGCCAACCGGTACCGCACCGGGACCACGATGTCGTCGCGCACGTCGTGGCTCTCGATGACCCGGACCGCTTCCTCCAGCGCCTCCGCGGCCTCCACGAACCGCCCGGTCTTGAGGTAGCCGCCCGCCAGCGTGTAGCAGGCGTGCACCACGTCCTCGGGCACGCCCAGCTCGTGCCCCACGGAGATCGCCTCCCGCAGCTGCTCCAGCTGCCGGTCCTCGACCTCCAGGCGGTCGACCGACGCCACCCGCTGCCGGTGCGCCTCGGCCGTCCACGGACCGCGCGGTGTGCTGAACGCGGCCACGAACTCCTCCGCCGTGTCCAGCGCGGCGGGCAGCCCCAGCACCGTCTCGATCTTCAACCGCAGCCGCAGGGCGTCGAACCGCACGCCCGCCGTCGGCTCGCCCGCCAGCACGTCGGCGACCACCGCGGACGCCTCGTCCAGCTCGCCGATGGACGCCAGGTGCTGCGCCACGTCGCACCGCACCCGCGCGACCAGCTCCGGCACGTCCGCCTCGGCCAGCGCCAGCGCCTCGCGCACCAGCTCGCCCCGCTCGTCGGTCGCGTCCGCCTCGCCCAGCAGGTCGACCACGACCAGGCGGGTCAGCACCCGGGTGTACGGGGTGCCCGCGCGGTCCGCCTCCGCCACGCACTCCCGCGCCTCCGCCAGCGCCGCTTCCAGGCCCACGTGCTCGACCCGCATCGCCGCGCCCCGGCTGCGGTACCGGTTGGCGAAGTCGTGCTCGCCGGCCGCCGCGAGCCGGGCGACCGCCGCGTCCAGCTCGGCCATGGCGGTCGCGTGCTCCTCGTGCACCGTGCTCTGCCGCGCCGCCAGCGC
This DNA window, taken from Saccharothrix variisporea, encodes the following:
- the rplT gene encoding 50S ribosomal protein L20, whose translation is MARVKRAVNAQKKRRTTLELASGYRGQRSRLYRKAKEQVLHSLNYAYRDRRARKGDFRKLWIQRINAGVRANGMTYNRFIQGLRLAEIEVDRKILAELAVSDPGAFTALVELAKAALPADVNAPVEDKA
- the rpmI gene encoding 50S ribosomal protein L35 — translated: MPKNKSHSGTSKRVKVTGSGKIIREKAGKRHLLEKKSSKLTRRLSGTTEVAKNDVPRIKKLLGI
- a CDS encoding TrmH family RNA methyltransferase, with protein sequence MSDAPRPGAAPFTERTPRVVAARHLTRRSGRERAGRFLAEGAQAVREALSWAAAGRGRVHELFVTSVAADRNPEIVRAAVDAGVPVSAVTEKAAAGLSETVSPQGLVAVCDLLDVPLPLLSLAGARLVAVLHGVADPGNAGTVARVADAAGADAVIFAGDTVDPHNGKCVRASTGSVFHLPISRSRDADEVFAACRAAGLRLVAADGYAEEDLVTADLRGDLARPTAWVFGSEAHGLPDDVVAKLDTSLKVPIYGGAESLNLATAAAVCLYASARAQRT
- the infC gene encoding translation initiation factor IF-3 → MTSPSNRGAPASTEPRINERIRVPEVRLVGPNGEQVGIVRIEDALRLAQEADLDLVEVAAQARPPVCKLMDYGKFKYESAQKARESRRNQQLTVIKEQKLRPKIDPHDYQTKKGHVARFLSHGNKVKVTIMFRGREQSRPELGYRLLQKLAEDVAELGFVESNPKQDGRNMIMVLAPHKTTKTRPVKHEQEDAPAESVEE